From Aptenodytes patagonicus chromosome 1, bAptPat1.pri.cur, whole genome shotgun sequence, one genomic window encodes:
- the GPR156 gene encoding putative G-protein coupled receptor 156, with protein MELGFNCSELCDGSSSFGSQEQQQRALQELCTVTVTSSDRSGKSSPSSAALLGVVWTFLTGGVLLALFFLVFTIRFRKNRIVKMSSPNLNIVTLLGSGLTYASAYLFGIQEQSLPSGDSVEKLIQVRLCLLCVGTSLVFGPILGKSWRLYKVFTQRVPDKRVIIKDLQLLAMVAALVLADAVLLLTWVFSDPVQCFRSLSVSLRVTEKGMACSVSQVQSCASLYSDLWLVLILGFKSILLLYGTYLAGLTDNISSPPVNQSLTLIVGVNLVFLAAGTVCLVHRFFRAWHNLLFGFTSGGIFMCTTIINCFIFVPQLKQWKAFEEESQTVSHMAKYFTSPSRSCRSVYSEEQLYQLIGEKNSMKRLLTEKNAVIESLQEQVSSAKEKLMRLMSAESGCNPHAPSAAPCTQSAGHHGDAPGDRCPLDLERDGWQPPCLLGTPPLSSDAQDLQKHVSHEPVCSQTPLFDMGDGLECGLKEAREHGTPAGQGQPLEQLPGQDISAGVAWESSPKVSYVSSEKLREILQELSLDGKTYSPALPGVLPRGSQGPPGEQGGTWGAQEGHPGIRTALSPYLARRRRRIPLPHASTRFHGHVSPCAGHGVKEVGSWGRGELARISLGRQGEMTGGGLLHPPAPSPPAIPGEVCLQPEGWPGWLESQGASPCIPREQQRWREGALRGPAEPSLHSLYYYPDSDSSSSSEEMFHGCNRPCCEVCFQSPRSSLGSSSTDTDTEPSGHVGHWTEHHSGLQPVVNFKEDLKPTFV; from the exons ATGGAGCTGGGATTCAACTGCTCTGAGCTCTGTGATGGCAGCTCCAGTTTtggcagccaggagcagcagcagcgggcgctgcaggagctctgcactGTCACAGTG ACATCTTCTGACCGCAGTGGGAAGAGCTCCCCGtcctctgctgctctcctgggagTTGTGTGGACATTCCTGACCGGAGGAGTCTTGCTAGCGCTCTTCTTTCTTGTCTTCACAATTCGCTTCAGGAAAAACAG GATCGTGAAGATGTCCAGCCCCAATCTGAACATTGTGACCCTGCTGGGCAGTGGCTTGACTTATGCTAGTGCTTACCTCTTTGGGATTCAGGAGCAGAGCCTACCGTCCGGAGACTCGGTGGAAAAGCTTATTCAG GTCCGTCTCTGCCTGCTGTGCGTGGGGACCTCCCTGGTGTTTGGCCCCATCCTGGGGAAAAGCTGGCGGCTCTACAAGGTGTTCACCCAGCGGGTGCCGGACAAGCGGGTG ATTATCAAAGACCTCCAGTTGCTGGCAATGGTGGCAGCATTGGTGCTGGCGGATGCCGTGTTACTCTTGACATGGGTATTCTCTGATCCGGTCCAGTGTTTTCGAAGCCTCAGCGTCTCACTGCGG GTGACAGAGAAAGGCATGGCCTGCTCAGTGAGCCAGGTGCAGTCCTGTGCATCTCTTTATTCTGATCTTTGGCTCGTTCTCATTTTAGGGTTTAAG agTATCCTCCTGCTGTATGGGACCTACTTGGCCGGTCTGACCGACAACATCAGCTCCCCGCCAGTCAACCAGTCCTTGACACTCATCGTCGGGGTCAACCTCGTTTTCCTGGCTGCCGGCACTGTCTGCTTAGTTCACCGTTTCTTCCGCGCTTGGCACAACTTGCTGTTTGGTTTTACCTCTGGAGGCATCTTCATGTGTACAACCATAATCAACTGCTTCATCTTTGTCCCACAG CTCAAGCAGTGGAAAGCCTTTGAAGAAGAAAGCCAAACCGTGAGCCACATGGCAAAATATTTCACCAGTCCGAGCAGGAGCTGCCGCTCGGTGTACAGCGAGGAGCAGCTCTACCAGCTGATAGGGGAGAAAAACTCCATGAAGCGGCTGCTCACCGAG AAAAATGCCGTGATCGAAAGCCTGCAGGAGCAAGTGAGCAGCGCCAAGGAGAAGCTGATGAGGCTGATGTCTGCGGAGAGCGGCTGCAACCCCCATGCACCGTCAGCGGCTCCCTGCACCCAGAGTGCAGGGCATCATGGGGATGCGCCGGGGGACCGCTGCCCCCTGGATCTGGAGCGGGATGGGTGGCAGCCTCCCTGCTTGCTGGGTACGCCGCCTCTTTCCAGTGATGCTCAGGACCTCCAGAAACATGTGAGCCACGAGCCTGTTTGCTCTCAGACGCCGCTTTTTGACATGGGGGACGGCCTCGAATGTGGCCTGAAAGAAGCACGGGAGCATGGGACACctgcggggcaggggcagcctctGGAGCAGCTGCCGGGCCAGGATATCTCAGCTGGCGTGGCCTGGGAGTCGTCCCCTAAAGTCAGCTACGTGAGCAGCGAGAAGCTGCGGGAAATCTTGCAAGAGCTGAGCCTGGATGGCAAAACCTACAGCCCGGCCTTACCTGGGGTGCTCCCACGCGGCAGCCAGGGCCCCCCAGGCGAGCAGGGAGGAACAtggggtgcccaggagggccaCCCGGGCATCCGCACGGCCCTCAGCCCCTACCTGGCAAGGCGGCGGCGGAGGATCCCGTTGCCCCATGCCTCCACCCGCTTCCATGGGCATGTGTCCCCTTGTGCTGGCCATGGGGTGAAGGAGGTGGGCAGCTGGGGCCGTGGGGAGTTGGCGCGTATCTCCCTGGGGAGGCAAGGAGAGATGACTGGTGGAGGGCTCCTTCACCCGCCAGCACCGTCCCCTCCAGCCATCCCTGGGGAGGTCTGCCTCCAGCCAGAGGGATGGCCAGGATGGCTGGAGTCCCAGGGTGCTTCCCCGTGCATCCCACGGGAGCAGCAGCGGTGGCGAGAGGGTGCCCTGAGGGGACCTGCCGAGCCCTCCCTGCACTCGTTGTACTATTACCCGGACTCCgactccagcagcagctccgaGGAGATGTTTCATGGCTGCAACCGGCCCTGCTGCGAGGTCTGCTTCCAGAGCCCGCgcagctccctgggcagcagTAGCACGGACACGGACACAGAGCCCAGCGGGCACGTGGGCCACTGGACAGAGCACCACAGTGGCCTCCAGCCTGTGGTGAATTTTAAAGAAGATCTGAAGCCCACATTTGTGTGA